ATAAAAAAGTGCTTTGATATTTCCTATCATCTGAAAAACGTCGAATATATCTTTAAAAGGGTATTTGAAAATTAGGGGGGTTTTACGTGCTTGTGAAAATATATATTACTATGAGAGATGGAATATTAGACCCGCAGGGTAAGGCAGTGCTGCAATCCCTGCACACATTGGGATATAGTACAGTTGAAGATGTCAGAATCGGCAAGTATATAGAATTGAATATTGAAGACACACCTGAGCAAGAACTTGATGCAAAGGTTAAGGAGATGTGCAGTAAACTCCTCGCTAATCCCATCATTGAAGATTTCCGATATGAGGTCGTGAAATAAGGCAAATATAGGGTTCAAGGATTCGAGGGGACAAGGGGTCGAGTGAAAAACTTTTACTCATGGACCCTTTCCCCTTGACCACTGGACCCCTTGAACCCTTTTGTTTATAAACCTCATGCCTGAAAAAAGAAAATTCCACGAATTCCTTGTTGAATCAGAAGATATTGTCCAGTCTATCAGCAACAATCTCCTCCGTATGCAATCATCCGCACTATCATCAAAATATCCTGACCAAGAATTAATCAATGACATCTTTCGCAGTATGCATACCTTGAAAGGGATCTCTTCAACTTTCGGATTTAGCAACCTGACCAGATTAAGTCACAGGCTTGAGGATATGCTGGATGACCTCAGGATGGGGAGGATAATGCTGTCCGGCAGATTACTCGACACACTTTTTGAGGGGATTGAT
The Nitrospirota bacterium genome window above contains:
- the purS gene encoding phosphoribosylformylglycinamidine synthase subunit PurS; amino-acid sequence: MRDGILDPQGKAVLQSLHTLGYSTVEDVRIGKYIELNIEDTPEQELDAKVKEMCSKLLANPIIEDFRYEVVK